A window of the Pseudomonas fluorescens genome harbors these coding sequences:
- a CDS encoding MFS transporter, translated as MSAQPVKIDDLPIGRFHIKIAGLTFGAHFTDGYILGLIGIAFTLLSPQMQLDAFWQGLIGASALIGLFLGSLFFGWISDKVGRQKIFLVSFVLITLASVMQFYVETAMSLFLCRVLIGIGLGGDFSVGHAMLAEFAPKKHRGVLLGSFSVIWTFGYVAATFVGTAMLSLGDDAWRWMLASSAIPAALILIARIGTPESPRWLVNQGRVAEARAIVKKHLGDNVELDETRSSETRSGYAVLFSREYRKRTAFNCLFFVCIVMPYFAIYTFLPSILQKMGLAEGFGTELMLNMLLILGALIGIWCTIKFTRRGFLINSFIILAVALFLLAVLPGSAAWLMVLVFGVFTLVLSAVSNLVGVFPAESFPTEVRASGIGLATAVSRLGSAVSTFLLPVSVAGIGLSPTMGILAAILGVGALLSWAWAPETKSLTLSQACKAQSPVEGGGVVAGKVAASL; from the coding sequence ATGTCCGCTCAACCCGTAAAGATTGATGACCTGCCCATCGGGCGCTTCCATATCAAAATCGCCGGCCTGACCTTCGGCGCGCACTTTACCGACGGCTACATCCTTGGCCTGATCGGCATCGCATTCACTTTGCTCAGCCCGCAGATGCAGCTCGATGCGTTCTGGCAGGGCCTGATTGGCGCATCGGCGCTGATCGGTCTGTTTCTCGGCAGCCTGTTCTTCGGCTGGATCTCGGACAAGGTCGGCCGGCAGAAAATCTTCCTGGTCAGTTTTGTGCTGATCACGCTCGCTTCGGTGATGCAGTTTTACGTCGAAACGGCCATGAGTCTGTTCCTCTGTCGAGTGTTGATCGGCATCGGTCTGGGCGGGGATTTCAGCGTCGGGCACGCGATGCTTGCCGAGTTCGCGCCGAAGAAACATCGTGGCGTGTTGCTGGGTTCGTTCAGCGTGATCTGGACCTTCGGCTATGTCGCAGCGACCTTTGTCGGCACCGCCATGCTCAGCCTCGGTGATGATGCGTGGCGCTGGATGCTGGCATCGTCGGCGATCCCTGCTGCGTTGATTCTGATCGCGCGAATCGGCACGCCGGAATCACCACGCTGGCTGGTCAATCAGGGCCGCGTGGCCGAAGCCCGTGCCATCGTCAAAAAGCATTTGGGCGACAACGTCGAGCTGGATGAAACCCGTTCCAGCGAAACCCGTTCGGGCTACGCGGTGCTGTTCAGTCGCGAATACCGCAAGCGCACGGCGTTCAACTGCCTGTTCTTCGTCTGCATCGTCATGCCGTACTTCGCCATCTACACCTTCCTGCCATCGATCCTGCAGAAGATGGGCCTGGCCGAAGGCTTTGGCACCGAGCTGATGCTCAACATGCTGCTGATCCTCGGCGCCTTGATCGGCATTTGGTGCACGATCAAGTTCACCCGACGCGGGTTCCTGATCAACTCGTTCATCATCCTGGCGGTGGCGTTGTTTCTGCTGGCAGTGTTGCCGGGCAGCGCGGCGTGGTTGATGGTGCTGGTGTTCGGCGTGTTCACGCTGGTGCTGTCGGCGGTGAGCAATCTGGTGGGCGTGTTCCCGGCGGAGAGCTTCCCGACGGAAGTGCGGGCCAGCGGGATTGGTCTGGCGACGGCGGTGAGCCGTCTGGGTTCGGCGGTCAGTACGTTCCTGTTGCCGGTGAGTGTGGCGGGGATCGGGTTGAGCCCGACGATGGGGATTCTTGCGGCGATTCTGGGGGTTGGCGCGTTGTTGTCGTGGGCGTGGGCGCCGGAGACCAAGTCGTTGACGTTGAGTCAGGCGTGCAAGGCGCAGAGTCCGGTGGAGGGGGGAGGCGTTGTGGCTGGGAAAGTGGCAGCTTCCCTGTGA
- a CDS encoding NAD-dependent succinate-semialdehyde dehydrogenase has translation MSELIRHGNFIDGQWGQGGATYPVRNPANGELIADVQKAGAEETNLAIEAANRALPGWRKLTAKERSQRLKRWSDLMLANQQELATLLSREQGKPLAEAKGEVVYAASFLEWFGEEAKRAYGDVIPSHKADARIIVTKEAIGVVAAITPWNFPLAMVTRKVGPALAAGCTMILKPSEETPLSAFALAVLAEQAGIPAGVFNIVSGDAVAIGGALQASSVVRKLSFTGSTRTGKLLMRQAADTLKKVSLELGGNAPFIVFDDADIDAAVKGAMASKFRNTGQTCVCVNRFFIQDGVYEAFTGKLAEAVAAMRVGSALDGETEQGPLINAAALAKVEAHVSDALEKGATLLCGGRRHALGGTFYEPTILTEANGDMLIAQDETFGPVAACFRFKDEAEVLARANDTPFGLSAYFYSRDIGRVWRMAEGLEAGMVGINEGIISTEVAPFGGIKESGLGREGSKYGLDDYLEIKYLLMGGL, from the coding sequence ATGAGCGAATTGATTCGTCACGGCAACTTTATCGACGGTCAGTGGGGTCAGGGTGGCGCCACTTATCCGGTGCGCAATCCGGCCAACGGTGAGTTGATCGCCGACGTGCAAAAGGCCGGTGCCGAGGAAACCAACCTCGCCATCGAGGCTGCCAATCGTGCCTTGCCGGGCTGGCGCAAGCTCACCGCCAAGGAGCGCAGTCAGCGCCTGAAACGCTGGAGCGATCTGATGCTCGCCAACCAGCAGGAACTGGCGACCTTGCTCAGTCGTGAACAAGGCAAACCGCTGGCCGAAGCCAAGGGCGAAGTGGTTTACGCCGCGAGTTTTCTCGAATGGTTTGGCGAAGAAGCCAAGCGTGCCTACGGTGATGTGATCCCGAGCCACAAGGCCGATGCGCGGATCATCGTGACCAAGGAAGCGATCGGCGTGGTCGCGGCGATCACCCCGTGGAACTTCCCGCTGGCGATGGTCACCCGCAAGGTCGGCCCGGCGCTGGCGGCGGGTTGCACGATGATCCTGAAACCCTCGGAAGAGACGCCGCTGTCGGCATTTGCCCTGGCGGTGTTGGCCGAGCAGGCCGGGATTCCGGCCGGTGTGTTCAACATCGTTTCCGGCGACGCGGTGGCGATCGGCGGCGCGCTGCAAGCGTCCAGCGTGGTGCGCAAGCTGTCGTTCACCGGCTCGACCCGCACCGGCAAACTGCTGATGCGCCAGGCTGCCGACACCCTGAAAAAGGTTTCGCTGGAACTGGGTGGCAACGCACCGTTCATTGTCTTCGACGACGCCGACATCGATGCAGCCGTGAAAGGCGCGATGGCCTCGAAATTCCGCAACACCGGGCAGACCTGCGTGTGCGTCAACCGCTTCTTCATTCAGGACGGCGTCTACGAAGCCTTCACCGGCAAACTCGCCGAAGCGGTCGCGGCGATGCGCGTAGGCAGTGCGCTGGACGGTGAGACCGAGCAAGGTCCGCTGATCAACGCCGCTGCGTTGGCCAAGGTCGAAGCCCACGTCAGCGATGCGCTGGAGAAGGGCGCCACACTGTTGTGCGGCGGCCGTCGTCATGCGCTGGGCGGCACGTTCTACGAACCGACCATCCTCACCGAAGCCAACGGCGACATGCTGATCGCCCAGGACGAAACCTTCGGCCCGGTGGCCGCGTGCTTCCGTTTCAAGGACGAAGCCGAGGTGCTGGCGCGGGCCAACGACACGCCGTTCGGCTTGTCGGCGTACTTCTACAGCCGCGACATCGGCCGGGTCTGGCGCATGGCCGAAGGGCTGGAGGCCGGGATGGTCGGCATCAACGAAGGAATCATCTCCACGGAGGTGGCGCCTTTCGGTGGCATCAAGGAATCGGGCCTTGGGCGTGAAGGTTCGAAGTACGGTCTGGATGACTATCTGGAGATCAAGTACCTGTTGATGGGCGGCCTCTAG
- a CDS encoding aldo/keto reductase, with protein MQYIRLGNSGLQVSRLCLGTMNMGTPDWKPWIFNEKQSEPIVAHALNNGVNFIDLADFYSAGVGEEVVGRIVKRLARREDLVITTKVGYGTRNGINASGHSRKHIMDSIDASLKRLDMDYVDVFMLHYFDVNTPVEETMGALNDIVRSGKARYIGVSTMLTGQLAKILMACERNGWVKPINMQLQLNCAYREEEREMIPFCRDQGIGVSVFSPLARGLLTGDVQSTRNQTDFFTQQMYSDEASFEIAHSVQRVARARGVSNAQIAQAWVANHPGVDCMLVGADTTAQFDSALAALETKLDAEELHELERNYTPCDVINDYTAGKRILRTARPGLERFTLQGAVA; from the coding sequence ATGCAATACATCCGTTTGGGCAACTCCGGCCTGCAAGTTTCCCGCCTGTGCCTGGGCACCATGAACATGGGTACCCCGGACTGGAAACCGTGGATCTTCAATGAAAAACAAAGCGAGCCGATCGTTGCTCACGCGCTGAACAACGGCGTGAACTTCATCGACCTCGCGGACTTCTATTCCGCCGGTGTCGGCGAGGAAGTGGTAGGGCGCATCGTCAAGCGTCTGGCCCGCCGCGAAGACCTGGTGATCACCACCAAGGTCGGCTACGGCACCCGCAACGGCATCAACGCCAGCGGCCATTCGCGCAAGCACATCATGGACAGCATCGATGCCTCGCTGAAGCGTCTGGACATGGATTACGTCGACGTGTTCATGCTGCATTACTTCGACGTGAACACCCCGGTCGAGGAAACCATGGGCGCACTGAACGACATCGTGCGTTCCGGCAAGGCGCGTTACATCGGCGTGTCGACCATGCTCACCGGTCAACTGGCGAAAATCCTCATGGCCTGCGAGCGCAACGGTTGGGTCAAACCGATCAACATGCAGCTGCAACTGAACTGCGCCTACCGTGAAGAAGAACGCGAGATGATTCCGTTCTGCCGCGATCAGGGCATTGGCGTCTCGGTGTTCAGCCCGCTGGCCCGTGGTTTGTTGACCGGTGACGTGCAATCGACCCGCAACCAGACCGATTTCTTCACCCAGCAGATGTACAGCGACGAAGCCTCGTTTGAAATCGCTCATTCGGTGCAGCGCGTGGCCCGTGCCCGTGGTGTGTCGAACGCGCAGATCGCTCAGGCCTGGGTCGCCAATCATCCCGGCGTGGATTGCATGCTGGTCGGCGCCGACACCACCGCACAGTTCGACAGCGCACTGGCCGCGCTGGAAACCAAACTCGACGCCGAAGAGCTGCATGAACTGGAACGCAACTACACCCCGTGTGACGTGATCAACGATTACACCGCTGGCAAACGCATTCTGCGCACGGCTCGTCCGGGACTGGAGCGCTTTACGTTGCAGGGGGCGGTGGCATGA
- the fae gene encoding formaldehyde-activating enzyme, with protein sequence MKELDLYIGEGFEGPGVNAAHINILIGPRNGPAGQAFANSLASPSQGHCPFMVIAQPNIPVKPMTLYVNKAAISSDLHGNATWGASQAGIAKAVLEALLDGTLPPEAEDEWAIVTANWVNPACDDLDAVYLNNYNACRTAIRAALTGKPETAQLKDVVNHISNPFYTPKA encoded by the coding sequence ATGAAAGAACTCGACCTGTACATCGGTGAAGGTTTCGAAGGCCCGGGCGTGAACGCCGCGCACATCAATATCCTGATCGGCCCGCGCAACGGCCCGGCGGGGCAGGCGTTTGCCAACAGCCTGGCGTCGCCGAGCCAGGGCCATTGCCCGTTCATGGTGATCGCCCAGCCGAATATCCCGGTCAAACCGATGACCCTGTACGTCAACAAGGCTGCCATCAGCAGCGACCTGCACGGTAATGCGACGTGGGGTGCATCTCAGGCGGGTATCGCCAAGGCCGTGCTCGAAGCACTGCTCGACGGCACGCTGCCACCCGAAGCCGAAGACGAGTGGGCGATCGTCACCGCCAACTGGGTCAACCCGGCCTGCGACGACCTCGATGCGGTTTACCTGAACAACTACAACGCTTGCCGCACCGCGATCCGCGCCGCCCTCACCGGCAAGCCGGAAACCGCGCAGCTCAAGGATGTGGTCAACCACATCAGCAACCCTTTCTACACGCCAAAAGCCTGA
- a CDS encoding NAD(P)/FAD-dependent oxidoreductase has protein sequence MKQHILVIGAGFGGMWTALSATRLVDIHNRDNIDVTVLAPQAELRVRPRFYEPNAHTLAAPLGDLFDAVGVNFIKGAANTIDVQAKTVGYTDAAGAQQVFNYDKLVLASGSGLALADTPGVAQYAFDVDQIEAAIRLENHLKSLIAQPESQARNTVVVAGGGFTGIETATEMPARLREVLGDDANVQVIIVDRAQKVGASMGEAISVSIAEASEALGVEWRLGVSVLSVDENGVTLSDGQRIEAKTVVWTTGVRASSLTEQIPAERDRQGRLHVDAHLKVIGQDDIFATGDVAYAATDDIGNFALMTCQHAISLGRHAGNNVAAQILGVDPTPYSQPKYVTCLDLGAWGAVYTEGWDRQVKLVKEEGKSLKTQINTQWIYPPAADRAIALAAADPMIPVVA, from the coding sequence ATGAAACAGCACATTCTGGTAATCGGCGCAGGTTTCGGTGGCATGTGGACGGCGTTGAGCGCCACGCGTCTGGTCGACATTCACAATCGGGACAACATCGACGTGACCGTGTTGGCACCGCAAGCCGAGTTGCGCGTTCGCCCACGGTTCTACGAGCCGAATGCCCACACGCTGGCCGCACCGCTGGGCGATCTGTTCGATGCGGTTGGCGTCAACTTCATCAAGGGCGCGGCGAACACCATCGACGTGCAGGCAAAAACCGTGGGCTACACCGACGCAGCCGGTGCGCAACAGGTGTTCAACTACGACAAACTGGTGCTGGCCTCCGGCAGCGGTCTGGCCCTGGCGGACACCCCGGGCGTGGCGCAATACGCGTTTGATGTCGACCAGATCGAAGCCGCCATTCGCCTGGAAAACCACCTGAAATCCCTGATCGCCCAACCTGAGAGCCAGGCACGCAACACTGTGGTCGTCGCCGGCGGTGGTTTCACCGGTATCGAAACCGCGACCGAAATGCCGGCGCGTCTGCGGGAAGTGCTGGGCGACGATGCCAACGTTCAAGTGATCATCGTTGACCGTGCGCAGAAAGTCGGCGCCTCCATGGGCGAAGCGATCAGCGTGTCGATTGCCGAGGCGAGTGAAGCGTTGGGCGTTGAATGGCGACTGGGTGTGTCGGTGCTGTCGGTCGATGAAAACGGCGTGACCCTGTCGGACGGCCAGCGCATCGAGGCAAAAACCGTGGTCTGGACCACCGGCGTGCGTGCCAGCTCCCTGACCGAGCAGATTCCTGCCGAACGTGATCGTCAGGGCCGTCTGCACGTTGATGCGCACCTGAAAGTCATCGGTCAGGACGATATCTTCGCTACCGGCGACGTGGCTTATGCGGCCACCGACGACATCGGCAACTTCGCCCTGATGACCTGCCAGCACGCGATTTCCCTCGGCCGACATGCCGGCAACAACGTCGCGGCGCAGATTCTCGGTGTCGACCCGACGCCATACAGCCAGCCGAAATACGTGACCTGCCTCGACCTCGGCGCCTGGGGCGCGGTGTACACCGAAGGCTGGGATCGTCAGGTGAAACTGGTGAAAGAAGAGGGCAAGTCGCTCAAGACCCAGATCAACACCCAGTGGATCTACCCGCCGGCGGCTGACCGTGCCATCGCGCTGGCGGCTGCGGATCCGATGATTCCTGTCGTCGCGTAA
- a CDS encoding RrF2 family transcriptional regulator — MSLYSAGVEYGIHCLAFLVGSGGDSREASVRDLAELQGVPLDYLAKIFTKLAKGKLVESTGGVRGGFTLARPADEITLLDIVNAIDGRKNIFECRDIRGRCALFDGSPPDWALEGTCSIHAAMMTAQKRMEEALAQQTILDIARKVGRKAPAGFNSQVEDWMQDRREKKTGGTGIPLTDISD; from the coding sequence ATGTCACTTTACAGTGCGGGGGTCGAGTACGGCATTCACTGCCTGGCCTTTCTGGTAGGCAGCGGCGGTGACAGTCGTGAAGCCAGCGTGCGCGACCTGGCAGAGCTGCAAGGAGTGCCGCTGGATTACCTGGCGAAGATCTTCACCAAATTGGCCAAAGGCAAACTGGTGGAATCCACCGGCGGCGTGCGCGGGGGCTTCACCCTGGCGCGTCCGGCGGATGAAATCACCCTGCTCGACATCGTCAATGCCATCGATGGTCGCAAGAACATTTTCGAATGCCGGGACATTCGCGGACGCTGCGCACTGTTCGACGGCTCACCGCCGGACTGGGCGCTGGAAGGCACCTGCTCGATCCACGCCGCGATGATGACCGCGCAAAAGCGCATGGAAGAAGCCCTCGCCCAGCAGACCATTCTCGACATCGCCAGAAAGGTCGGACGCAAGGCACCGGCGGGGTTCAACAGCCAGGTGGAAGACTGGATGCAGGATCGCCGGGAAAAGAAGACCGGTGGCACAGGCATTCCGCTCACCGATATCTCCGACTGA
- a CDS encoding NUDIX hydrolase — translation MKVRATVICEQDRHILLVRKPRCRWNLPGGTVEPGETRAEAAARELKEETGLESDDMLYLMELQTGSTRHHVYEASVLNIDQVRPLNEIVDCLWHPLDAVQNLNVSDATLSIVRAFQRRL, via the coding sequence ATGAAAGTACGAGCAACCGTCATCTGCGAGCAGGATCGACACATTCTCCTGGTGCGCAAACCCAGGTGCCGCTGGAATCTTCCGGGGGGCACCGTCGAACCGGGGGAAACCCGCGCAGAGGCCGCCGCCCGAGAACTCAAAGAAGAGACCGGGCTGGAAAGCGATGACATGCTTTATCTGATGGAATTACAGACCGGCAGCACCCGCCACCACGTCTACGAAGCGTCGGTGCTGAACATTGATCAGGTTCGCCCGCTGAATGAAATTGTCGACTGCCTCTGGCACCCGCTCGATGCAGTTCAGAACCTCAACGTCAGTGACGCCACGCTGAGCATCGTCCGCGCCTTTCAGCGACGTCTTTGA
- a CDS encoding DUF1652 domain-containing protein produces MIAIADICRIVESGFSPLYCDCTETAQGLLQIKVYEPDSGRVNLLLNGVSPEHLVTIRDISNFIGELRTEMSAGRRAFAG; encoded by the coding sequence ATGATTGCCATTGCCGACATTTGCCGCATCGTCGAATCCGGCTTTTCGCCGTTGTATTGCGATTGCACCGAAACGGCGCAGGGGCTCTTGCAGATCAAGGTTTACGAACCCGACAGCGGGCGGGTCAACCTGTTGCTCAACGGGGTGTCCCCGGAGCATCTGGTCACCATTCGTGACATCTCCAATTTCATCGGTGAATTGCGCACTGAGATGAGCGCCGGGCGTCGGGCTTTCGCCGGCTGA
- a CDS encoding polysaccharide deacetylase family protein, giving the protein MTQWFKLFCAMAVAVGLAGCIAAPIEMTAQTEARLKAQAPVRFLLTFDDGPSASSFFNPTDTVLDSLKDNPLQPGIKAVFFVQTGAPRAGNSEIGRRVMHREHDEGHILGFHTATHWHTNHRLLDPDELETSLTNGSADIAAITGAPPTLLRPPFWNYDKRTFAAYQQHHMQVLLTDLSANDGKIWGFNASPRRRANMLRQLSEVREQIALGELPTVDGVIPVVVTFHDLNRYTARHTREYLQILLDSAAATGVRLADKPFYDDRAALEKAALARTVQESSKPVNLPGIWNWIWDHDAH; this is encoded by the coding sequence ATGACACAGTGGTTCAAGCTTTTCTGCGCGATGGCGGTGGCCGTCGGGTTGGCCGGATGCATCGCCGCTCCCATCGAAATGACCGCGCAGACCGAGGCCCGGCTCAAGGCCCAGGCGCCTGTGCGGTTTCTGTTGACCTTCGATGACGGGCCCAGCGCTTCAAGTTTTTTCAACCCCACCGACACCGTGCTCGACAGCCTCAAGGACAACCCGCTGCAACCGGGCATCAAAGCGGTGTTTTTTGTCCAGACCGGCGCGCCCCGAGCGGGTAATAGCGAAATCGGTCGGCGGGTCATGCATCGCGAGCATGACGAAGGGCACATTCTGGGCTTTCACACTGCCACCCATTGGCACACCAATCATCGTTTGCTCGACCCGGATGAACTTGAAACCTCGCTGACCAACGGCTCGGCAGACATCGCGGCGATCACCGGCGCGCCGCCGACGTTGCTGCGCCCGCCGTTCTGGAACTACGACAAACGCACCTTCGCCGCCTATCAGCAGCACCACATGCAGGTGTTGCTGACCGACCTGAGCGCCAACGACGGCAAGATCTGGGGCTTCAACGCCAGCCCCCGGCGGCGGGCGAACATGCTGCGTCAGCTGTCGGAAGTCCGCGAACAGATTGCCCTCGGCGAATTGCCAACAGTGGACGGGGTGATTCCGGTGGTAGTGACCTTCCATGACCTCAATCGCTATACCGCCCGACACACTCGCGAGTACTTGCAGATTCTGCTCGATAGCGCCGCCGCCACCGGCGTGCGACTGGCGGACAAACCGTTCTATGACGATCGCGCGGCGCTTGAAAAAGCCGCACTGGCGCGCACCGTGCAAGAGTCGTCGAAACCGGTGAACCTGCCGGGGATCTGGAACTGGATCTGGGATCACGACGCGCACTGA
- a CDS encoding ABC transporter substrate-binding protein has translation MKLSRFLRAALTSALFATPLTYAAEPLVLHVGDQNYYNIRASIEASGVLKDAPYTVDWKHFQAAAPLAEALQTGSLDLGFLGDSGFLFLAAKQAPVKLIGVSRQNPDTIALLVPKDSPVKTIEDLKGKKVAYWPGAWSQQLILRALEQGGLPENYVDFVKLMPIDAAAALPQGSIDAFPVWEPYISQQIVFSGARPILTAKNLMPGLSAIAASAPSIDSKREAIADFLGRLKQARAWVDSHTDEYADLWAKKANLDQQVSRHWLRQAHMTVGPVDQQAAADLQSTADFLFKVKALPAPLATAGIIDSSFQQALAR, from the coding sequence ATGAAGCTCTCACGTTTCCTACGCGCCGCGTTGACCAGTGCACTGTTTGCCACGCCATTGACCTACGCCGCCGAACCCTTGGTCCTGCACGTCGGCGACCAGAATTACTACAATATCCGCGCGTCCATAGAAGCTTCCGGCGTGTTGAAGGACGCGCCTTACACGGTCGACTGGAAACACTTCCAGGCTGCCGCGCCGTTGGCCGAGGCGCTGCAGACCGGGTCGCTGGATCTGGGTTTTCTCGGGGATTCGGGGTTTCTGTTTTTGGCGGCCAAGCAGGCGCCGGTGAAGCTGATCGGTGTGTCGCGACAGAACCCGGACACCATCGCCCTGTTGGTGCCCAAGGATTCTCCGGTGAAAACCATCGAGGACCTGAAGGGCAAGAAAGTCGCCTACTGGCCGGGTGCCTGGAGTCAGCAATTGATTTTGCGGGCGCTGGAGCAGGGCGGGTTACCTGAGAATTACGTCGACTTCGTCAAGCTGATGCCGATCGATGCCGCCGCAGCACTACCGCAAGGCAGTATCGATGCATTCCCGGTTTGGGAACCGTACATTTCCCAGCAGATCGTGTTCTCCGGTGCGCGGCCGATTCTCACGGCGAAAAACCTGATGCCGGGTTTGAGCGCGATTGCGGCGTCTGCGCCGTCCATCGACAGCAAGCGTGAAGCGATCGCCGATTTTCTCGGGCGCCTGAAGCAGGCCCGGGCCTGGGTCGACAGCCACACCGACGAATACGCCGACCTGTGGGCGAAGAAGGCCAACCTCGATCAGCAGGTTTCGCGGCACTGGTTACGCCAGGCACACATGACGGTCGGCCCGGTGGATCAACAGGCCGCCGCCGATCTGCAAAGCACCGCCGACTTCCTGTTCAAGGTCAAGGCGCTGCCGGCTCCACTGGCCACGGCAGGGATCATCGATAGCTCGTTTCAACAGGCACTGGCACGCTGA
- a CDS encoding aliphatic sulfonate ABC transporter substrate-binding protein: MKSLLPFSRVKTLLAACAVALSLQPLAHAAEAPPAEVHLDYAYYSPVSLALKHLGYLEKALPQSKVSWVLSQGSNRSLEYLNSGGVDFASSASLAAVLSRANGSPIKSVYVYSRAEWTALVVRKDSPIQSVADLKGKKIAATKGTDPYLFTLRTLQQAGLKKDDVELVHLQHPDGRTALEKGDVDAWAGLDPHMAASQVQAGSRLLYRNRDFNSYGVVSVTEQYAKQHPQTIDTVIKAYEQAREWSVKNPEELAKLLASESGLPLDVAKLQLSRTDLSSPQLTAKDVLASKAAAPILVSEELVRRGVNVDQVIDQLIDTGFQQVAAAQ, translated from the coding sequence ATGAAATCCCTCTTACCGTTTTCCCGCGTCAAAACGCTGCTCGCGGCCTGCGCAGTAGCCCTTAGTCTGCAACCGCTCGCCCACGCCGCCGAAGCGCCGCCGGCCGAAGTGCATCTGGATTACGCCTATTACTCGCCGGTCAGCCTGGCGCTCAAACATCTGGGCTATCTGGAAAAAGCCCTGCCCCAGAGCAAAGTCAGTTGGGTGCTGAGCCAGGGCAGCAACCGCTCGCTGGAATACCTCAACAGCGGCGGCGTAGATTTCGCCTCGTCGGCCAGCCTCGCTGCCGTGCTCAGCCGCGCCAATGGCAGCCCGATCAAATCGGTCTACGTCTACAGCCGCGCCGAATGGACCGCGCTGGTGGTGCGCAAGGACTCGCCGATCCAGTCCGTCGCCGACCTCAAGGGCAAGAAAATCGCCGCCACCAAAGGCACCGATCCGTACCTGTTCACCCTGCGCACCCTGCAACAGGCCGGGCTGAAAAAGGACGACGTGGAACTGGTGCACCTGCAACACCCGGACGGCCGCACCGCACTGGAGAAAGGCGATGTCGACGCCTGGGCCGGTCTCGATCCGCACATGGCCGCCAGCCAGGTGCAGGCCGGTTCGCGCCTGCTGTACCGCAATCGCGACTTCAACAGCTACGGCGTGGTCAGCGTCACCGAGCAATACGCCAAGCAACATCCGCAAACCATCGACACCGTGATCAAGGCCTATGAGCAGGCTCGCGAGTGGTCGGTGAAGAACCCGGAAGAATTGGCAAAGTTGCTCGCCAGCGAATCCGGCCTGCCGCTGGATGTGGCCAAACTGCAACTGTCGCGCACCGACCTGAGCAGCCCGCAACTGACCGCCAAGGACGTGCTGGCCTCGAAAGCCGCCGCGCCGATTCTGGTCTCCGAAGAACTGGTGCGCCGTGGGGTGAATGTCGATCAGGTCATCGATCAGTTGATCGACACCGGTTTCCAGCAAGTCGCCGCCGCCCAGTAA
- a CDS encoding ABC transporter permease produces MSNDLPARLALSAPRRKLPLLSPLWRRRLKGLALPLLIVIALEFIVRIGWLPSYQMPAPSEIALTLTDLAEGALWKHIGASLIRVLLGFAIGASLALVFAAWVGLSREAEAYLEPTFAALRSIPSLAWVPLLLLWLGIDETSKIVLIAIGAFFPVYVNVVAAIRNIDRKLVEVGHIYGFSPLQLVRRILLPAALPGLFTGLRSGMSLSWMFLVAAELIAATKGLGYLLSDGRETSRPDIVLAAIIVLALLGKLSDGLLAVLERRWLVWRDAFTGQGSKD; encoded by the coding sequence ATGAGCAACGACTTGCCCGCCCGCCTCGCCTTGTCGGCACCACGGCGAAAACTCCCCCTGCTGAGTCCGCTCTGGCGTCGGCGCCTTAAAGGCCTGGCCCTGCCACTGCTGATCGTGATCGCCCTGGAATTTATCGTACGCATCGGCTGGCTGCCGTCCTACCAGATGCCGGCGCCGAGCGAGATCGCGCTGACCCTCACCGATCTGGCCGAAGGTGCCTTGTGGAAACACATCGGCGCGAGCCTGATTCGCGTGCTGCTGGGGTTTGCCATCGGCGCGAGTCTGGCGCTGGTGTTTGCCGCATGGGTCGGCCTGAGCCGCGAAGCCGAAGCCTATCTGGAACCGACCTTCGCCGCGCTGCGTTCGATTCCCAGCCTGGCGTGGGTGCCATTGTTGCTGCTGTGGCTGGGGATCGACGAGACCTCGAAAATCGTCCTGATCGCCATCGGCGCGTTCTTCCCGGTGTACGTCAACGTGGTCGCGGCGATCCGCAACATCGACCGCAAACTGGTGGAAGTCGGGCACATATACGGCTTCAGCCCGCTGCAACTGGTACGACGGATTCTGTTGCCCGCCGCCCTGCCCGGCCTGTTCACGGGATTGCGCAGCGGCATGAGCCTGTCATGGATGTTTCTGGTGGCGGCCGAACTGATCGCCGCGACCAAGGGGCTGGGTTACCTGCTCAGTGACGGTCGCGAAACGTCGCGGCCGGACATCGTGTTGGCCGCGATCATCGTTCTGGCGCTGCTGGGCAAACTCAGCGACGGTTTGCTTGCGGTGCTGGAACGCCGCTGGCTGGTCTGGCGCGATGCGTTCACCGGCCAGGGCAGCAAGGATTGA